A single genomic interval of Candidatus Bathyanammoxibius amoris harbors:
- a CDS encoding NADH-quinone oxidoreductase subunit I: MKIVSEKLSFLESLYLFEILRGLKITAGHFAYNMVYHIAHLFGLQTDVPAAVTIQYPEQRIPMSKSWRGRHRLNTRPDGSTRCVACMLCETACPVQCISIVATEHEDPEIEKCPESFEIDITRCCWCGMCEEACPVDAMYMDTGELPEAGYSREDLKYNKEVLIEQKPLPGHQRSLNSPGEGAPKVNPLGLYK, encoded by the coding sequence GTGAAGATAGTAAGTGAAAAGCTAAGCTTCCTGGAAAGCCTGTATCTGTTTGAGATACTCAGGGGGCTGAAGATAACGGCGGGCCATTTTGCGTATAACATGGTTTATCACATAGCCCACCTCTTCGGCCTTCAAACGGACGTGCCCGCCGCGGTAACCATACAGTATCCCGAGCAGAGAATCCCCATGTCAAAGAGCTGGCGGGGAAGGCACCGGTTAAACACAAGGCCGGACGGCTCAACCAGGTGTGTGGCATGCATGCTCTGCGAGACGGCGTGCCCGGTGCAATGCATAAGCATAGTCGCCACGGAGCACGAGGACCCGGAGATTGAGAAATGTCCGGAGAGTTTTGAGATAGACATAACCAGGTGCTGCTGGTGCGGGATGTGTGAAGAGGCCTGTCCGGTGGACGCTATGTATATGGATACCGGGGAGCTTCCGGAGGCCGGCTACAGCCGTGAAGACCTGAAGTACAATAAAGAGGTGTTGATCGAGCAAAAACCCCTTCCGGGCCACCAGCGGAGCCTGAACTCGCCCGGTGAAGGGGCGCCAAAGGTAAACCCGTTGGGGCTTTATAAATAG
- a CDS encoding NADH-quinone oxidoreductase subunit N: MEITLPFVNLSTIMPLLIVAFFAMAALLVDAFYRNKLYVFITSLLGLGLALFAVYSQWGAVVPPEESMVAINSYTVFFDTIFILVAAATMFISLGYVEFTGIDGGKYYPLLLLAVLGMMLLVSCRDLLVMFLAIELLSISSYVLVASQRERWVSNEAAIKYMLTGAFASAFLLFGIALVFGGTGTIDFIKIKQALSQGTVPFHAQIGLAMMLVGLGFKISMVPFHMWAPDVYEGAPTPISGFLSAGSKIAVFALLLRLFAGPFAVPHVDWVATLWWISVLTMFVGNISALLQNSVKRMLAYSSIAQVGYMLVALVVLDTRAMEAAVLYMAVYAMTGLAAFGCIAYLSKGPEERLNVQDYAGVAYNYPIQSAVLSVCLLSLAGIPLTAGFIGKLYLFGAAVNAGFVGLAVIGVLNSAVSLYYYLGLLLRMYTMPEGAGEPVVTHPMAGRLVLAILGVAILVLGVYPSPVLGLIKEAVAAIASPVM; encoded by the coding sequence ATGGAGATAACGCTTCCTTTTGTCAATCTGAGTACGATAATGCCGCTGCTCATCGTGGCCTTCTTTGCGATGGCGGCGTTGTTGGTAGACGCGTTCTATCGCAATAAGCTGTACGTGTTTATAACGAGCCTTCTGGGGCTGGGCCTCGCCCTCTTTGCAGTGTATTCACAATGGGGGGCCGTTGTTCCACCTGAGGAATCCATGGTGGCCATCAACAGCTACACGGTATTCTTCGATACTATATTTATATTGGTCGCGGCCGCGACAATGTTCATATCCTTGGGTTACGTGGAATTTACGGGTATTGACGGCGGGAAATATTATCCGCTCCTTTTGCTGGCTGTTCTGGGGATGATGCTTCTTGTGTCGTGCAGGGACCTGCTCGTGATGTTCCTGGCCATAGAGCTTTTATCCATATCATCCTACGTTCTGGTCGCCTCCCAGAGGGAAAGGTGGGTATCCAATGAGGCCGCCATTAAATACATGCTTACGGGTGCTTTTGCCAGCGCGTTTTTACTTTTTGGTATAGCCCTTGTCTTCGGTGGCACGGGGACGATTGATTTCATAAAGATAAAGCAGGCACTTTCGCAGGGTACGGTACCGTTCCACGCCCAGATAGGTCTGGCAATGATGCTGGTAGGGCTGGGCTTTAAGATTTCGATGGTCCCTTTCCACATGTGGGCGCCTGACGTCTATGAAGGGGCACCGACGCCCATCAGCGGTTTCCTGTCCGCGGGGAGCAAGATAGCCGTCTTCGCCCTCTTACTGAGGCTCTTTGCAGGGCCGTTCGCCGTACCGCACGTTGACTGGGTGGCCACGCTCTGGTGGATTTCGGTCTTGACCATGTTTGTGGGTAACATCTCCGCACTGCTTCAGAACAGCGTTAAGAGAATGCTTGCCTACTCCAGTATTGCCCAAGTAGGTTATATGCTTGTCGCCCTGGTCGTACTTGATACGAGGGCGATGGAGGCCGCCGTTCTGTATATGGCCGTGTACGCGATGACCGGGCTGGCGGCATTCGGTTGTATAGCCTATCTATCCAAGGGGCCCGAGGAGAGACTCAACGTACAGGATTATGCGGGGGTGGCCTACAATTACCCGATACAGTCTGCCGTCCTGTCCGTATGCCTCCTCTCTCTGGCGGGGATTCCTCTTACGGCAGGATTTATAGGAAAGTTGTATCTATTTGGCGCGGCGGTTAACGCGGGCTTCGTAGGCCTGGCCGTGATCGGCGTACTTAATTCGGCTGTCTCCTTATATTACTACCTGGGACTCCTGCTGAGGATGTACACAATGCCTGAGGGGGCGGGCGAGCCGGTGGTAACTCATCCAATGGCGGGGAGGTTGGTCCTGGCCATATTGGGTGTTGCCATCCTGGTCCTGGGGGTTTATCCCTCTCCTGTGTTGGGGTTAATTAAAGAGGCTGTTGCCGCGATAGCGTCTCCCGTGATGTAA
- a CDS encoding molybdopterin-dependent oxidoreductase — MPVVTINDRKIDVPPKTSIMNAAKELGIEIPHFCYHPSLTVVDACRMCLVEVKDAPKLITSCSNPVRDDMVVFTDTPKVQEARKGVLELLLLNHPMDCPVCDKAGECKLQDNYFKFSLHSSRLNPKDGKLHKPKVVDLGPRIVLDIERCIVCTRCVRFCQEVVGKEELGIFNRGDHSQIGSYNGRPLENNYQGNLTDICPVGALTAKDFRFKSRTWFLSRTESICPGCSRGCNVEVHSNHRSVDKTRHRVYRLKPRQNDDVNKLWLCDEGRYGYHFVDSFDRLGKPTIKKGEDFILADWDTALDMVARELRNIYERYGPSSVGVIPSAQLSNEDLYVVKKLFHEKLGISNIDFKVPGWNEGEKDDVLLMSDRNPNSKGAELLGLSGLGTTAEEILDKAAKGEIRALYIVGGNMAKHLGEDRVRDALSGVEFVVYQGSNYSPVCQFAHAILPGATFVEKDGTFTNFEPRVQRIKRAVEPLDESLPDWEITTRLSHAMGHPLPYEKAEDIFNEISREVSSYYGLSYQKVGDKGVKLATSGE; from the coding sequence ATGCCCGTCGTTACCATAAACGACCGAAAGATAGACGTCCCTCCGAAGACGTCAATCATGAACGCGGCGAAGGAGTTGGGGATTGAGATACCCCACTTCTGTTACCACCCGAGCCTAACCGTCGTGGACGCCTGCAGGATGTGTCTGGTGGAGGTCAAAGACGCGCCGAAACTAATAACTTCCTGCTCCAATCCGGTCAGAGACGACATGGTCGTGTTCACAGACACACCGAAGGTACAGGAGGCGAGAAAAGGCGTACTAGAGCTGCTCCTGCTGAACCATCCCATGGATTGCCCCGTATGTGACAAGGCCGGGGAGTGCAAACTTCAGGACAACTATTTCAAGTTCAGCCTGCACAGCAGCCGTCTTAACCCCAAAGACGGCAAGTTGCATAAGCCCAAGGTGGTAGACCTTGGTCCGAGGATAGTCCTTGACATCGAAAGGTGTATCGTCTGCACCAGGTGTGTAAGGTTCTGCCAGGAGGTAGTTGGCAAGGAGGAGTTGGGCATATTCAACCGGGGCGACCACTCACAGATAGGCAGCTACAACGGCAGACCACTGGAGAATAACTACCAGGGTAATCTTACAGACATTTGCCCGGTTGGCGCGCTTACGGCCAAGGATTTCCGCTTTAAGTCCAGGACCTGGTTCCTTTCCAGAACAGAGTCCATCTGTCCGGGATGCTCAAGGGGTTGTAACGTGGAAGTTCATTCCAATCACAGGTCCGTTGACAAGACGAGGCACAGGGTATACCGGCTTAAGCCGCGGCAGAATGATGACGTGAATAAGCTCTGGCTATGCGACGAAGGCCGGTATGGCTATCATTTTGTAGATTCCTTCGACAGGCTGGGGAAACCCACCATAAAAAAGGGGGAGGATTTCATACTGGCCGACTGGGATACCGCGCTCGACATGGTGGCCCGGGAGTTGAGGAATATATATGAAAGATACGGGCCGTCGTCTGTCGGGGTTATCCCCTCGGCCCAGCTCAGTAATGAGGACCTGTACGTGGTGAAAAAGCTCTTCCACGAGAAACTCGGCATCTCCAACATTGATTTTAAGGTGCCGGGGTGGAATGAAGGCGAGAAAGACGACGTGCTGTTAATGTCAGACAGAAATCCTAACTCAAAGGGTGCCGAGCTGCTGGGTCTCAGTGGTCTGGGGACGACGGCGGAAGAAATACTAGATAAGGCGGCCAAGGGCGAAATCAGGGCGCTGTACATAGTAGGCGGCAATATGGCAAAACACCTCGGTGAAGACAGGGTAAGAGACGCCCTCTCCGGTGTCGAGTTTGTGGTATACCAGGGGAGCAATTACAGCCCCGTGTGTCAGTTCGCCCATGCCATCCTTCCCGGCGCCACATTTGTGGAGAAGGACGGCACCTTCACCAACTTCGAGCCGCGGGTCCAGAGGATAAAAAGGGCCGTCGAGCCACTTGACGAATCTCTCCCGGACTGGGAAATAACGACAAGGCTCTCACATGCCATGGGTCACCCGTTACCTTATGAAAAGGCCGAGGACATATTTAACGAGATATCCAGAGAGGTGTCCAGTTACTACGGCCTGAGTTATCAGAAGGTGGGCGACAAGGGCGTAAAGCTGGCAACATCAGGAGAATAG
- a CDS encoding NADH-quinone oxidoreductase subunit J translates to MEQILFYVAFTIAIISAASVVLQTRVIYSVLSLIITLLTVAWVYAMLSAPFLAIVQVILYAGAIVVLLLFAVMMLRFDETVQKRLRPDLLGVLGVLVALTFGGVFISLVSSGCFECASIPADFGSIKSIGSVLYTQYLIPLELASILLLVAVVGAVMLAGKR, encoded by the coding sequence ATGGAACAGATACTTTTTTACGTAGCGTTTACCATAGCAATCATCTCTGCGGCGTCGGTAGTCCTGCAGACCAGGGTAATATACAGCGTGCTGTCTCTGATAATCACGCTCTTGACCGTTGCCTGGGTGTACGCCATGTTGAGCGCGCCGTTTCTGGCGATTGTGCAGGTAATACTGTACGCGGGCGCTATTGTGGTCTTACTGCTGTTTGCCGTTATGATGCTCAGGTTTGACGAAACGGTGCAGAAGCGGCTCCGCCCCGACCTCCTTGGGGTGCTTGGAGTGCTTGTGGCGTTGACGTTCGGAGGGGTGTTCATCTCGCTGGTCTCCTCCGGTTGTTTTGAGTGCGCGTCCATTCCGGCAGACTTTGGCAGTATTAAGTCCATAGGGAGCGTGTTGTATACGCAATATCTGATCCCGCTCGAGCTGGCGTCGATTCTGTTGCTGGTTGCAGTGGTGGGTGCGGTAATGCTTGCCGGCAAGCGTTAG
- a CDS encoding NAD(P)/FAD-dependent oxidoreductase, which yields MPSLKTFDCIVVGGGPAGSMAAYTLAGNGISVAILEAKDPSTASVSKVCGGGLQLKAVRILPFDVKEVVEREVFGMVFQRGLRERFTRRCSLPISYTVNRARFDDFLLRHALGVGAKLFHGEKALSLEPTTGRTGITRVFTGGDVFEARVVVGADGAHSMVRKVLKDPGGTALVQLGLVCEVEKERSNARIPENLFIIDWGSVPGGYAWIFPKETTLTVGAMVPRELAGILRPYLHKFLEKEGLKIPDDGRLSTHPIPTRRPGERIAAGWGVLVGDAAGLVDPFMGEGLYYALRSGQIAACHIQKYLAGGGDSLLDYEREIDVGLMQEIIAAGKMRSFFNTFPRYIHNLYRRNDRLWYAYCEVLRGDRTLEGLQRVRARPPGPILRYLEKFTAWYEARQISRFNGSPMYKFLVSKGDSSKS from the coding sequence ATGCCCTCGCTAAAGACCTTCGACTGCATAGTAGTAGGCGGTGGGCCCGCAGGCTCTATGGCAGCCTATACGCTTGCCGGCAATGGGATAAGTGTTGCCATATTAGAGGCAAAAGACCCTTCCACAGCCTCCGTATCCAAGGTGTGCGGGGGTGGACTGCAGCTAAAGGCCGTTCGTATACTACCGTTCGACGTTAAAGAGGTGGTGGAACGGGAGGTCTTCGGCATGGTCTTCCAGCGGGGGCTGAGGGAGAGGTTTACGAGGAGGTGCAGCCTGCCCATCTCTTACACCGTGAACCGCGCCAGGTTTGATGACTTTCTGCTCAGACATGCCCTGGGGGTTGGGGCAAAGCTCTTCCATGGGGAAAAGGCACTGTCACTCGAACCTACCACCGGCCGCACAGGCATTACCAGGGTCTTTACCGGCGGAGACGTCTTTGAGGCCCGTGTGGTGGTCGGCGCGGATGGGGCACACAGCATGGTAAGGAAGGTCTTAAAAGACCCCGGCGGTACTGCCTTGGTTCAGCTGGGTCTTGTCTGTGAGGTAGAAAAAGAGAGAAGCAATGCCCGGATACCGGAAAACCTCTTTATAATTGACTGGGGCAGCGTTCCGGGTGGATACGCGTGGATATTCCCCAAGGAGACCACCCTTACAGTAGGCGCCATGGTTCCCCGTGAATTGGCCGGGATTTTGAGGCCATACCTGCATAAATTTCTTGAAAAAGAGGGCCTGAAGATACCTGATGACGGACGTCTTTCCACGCATCCTATACCTACCCGGAGGCCGGGAGAACGTATTGCCGCGGGCTGGGGGGTGCTGGTGGGTGATGCCGCGGGGCTTGTAGACCCGTTTATGGGCGAGGGGCTGTATTATGCCCTGAGGAGCGGGCAGATTGCCGCATGTCATATCCAGAAGTATCTCGCCGGAGGAGGCGACAGTCTCCTGGACTACGAGAGGGAAATCGACGTGGGGCTGATGCAGGAGATAATCGCCGCGGGAAAGATGCGGAGTTTCTTCAATACCTTCCCCCGCTACATCCACAACCTGTACCGCAGGAACGACCGGCTGTGGTATGCCTACTGCGAGGTGCTGCGCGGAGACAGGACTCTGGAGGGGCTGCAGAGGGTCAGGGCCAGGCCGCCCGGGCCGATACTGAGGTATCTGGAAAAATTTACCGCCTGGTATGAGGCGCGGCAAATAAGCAGATTCAATGGGTCCCCAATGTATAAATTTTTAGTCTCGAAGGGGGACAGTTCGAAGAGTTAA
- a CDS encoding NADH-quinone oxidoreductase subunit H → MFLEVTIILLKIAIVFGFVLNVAAIMSWAERKQSAVMQDRVGANRADVLGFRIIGLFHPIADTIKMMTKEDWIPPKGNPLLHTLAPFLSLFTALIVFAVIPFGDTLHVGGLNIKLQIADLNVGLLFVLAFGSLGIYSVVLAGWASGNKYSMLGGIRAAAQVISYELALALSVVGVIMVYGSIELDDIARAQGQYIFGFIPYWGVVAQPLGFLIFFAAGVAETKRTPFDLPESESEIIGYFTEYSGMKFGAFWMAEFIEIIAVAGVMTALYFGGWQIPLLDDKGLFIPGLLTIPLPHVLVVLLQVAAFGAKVIFFCWLMLLIRWTLPRFRYDQLMDFGWKFLLPLALLNVVLTGFMLIII, encoded by the coding sequence GTGTTCCTGGAAGTGACAATCATACTGTTAAAGATAGCCATCGTCTTCGGGTTTGTGCTGAACGTGGCGGCGATAATGAGCTGGGCCGAAAGGAAGCAGAGCGCCGTGATGCAGGACCGCGTGGGCGCGAATCGTGCAGACGTCCTCGGGTTCAGGATAATAGGGTTGTTCCACCCCATCGCCGACACCATAAAGATGATGACAAAGGAGGACTGGATACCCCCGAAAGGCAATCCACTCCTCCACACCCTGGCGCCTTTTCTCTCCCTTTTCACGGCGCTTATCGTCTTTGCCGTTATCCCCTTCGGGGACACCCTCCACGTCGGGGGCTTGAACATAAAACTTCAGATAGCCGACCTGAACGTGGGGCTGCTTTTCGTCCTGGCCTTCGGGTCGCTGGGCATATACAGCGTGGTCCTGGCCGGGTGGGCGTCCGGAAATAAATACTCAATGCTGGGCGGCATAAGGGCTGCGGCCCAGGTAATCTCCTATGAGCTGGCCCTGGCCCTCTCCGTAGTAGGCGTCATAATGGTATACGGGTCTATCGAGCTGGACGACATCGCAAGGGCGCAGGGTCAGTATATATTTGGCTTTATTCCGTACTGGGGTGTGGTGGCCCAGCCCCTGGGGTTCCTGATATTTTTTGCGGCGGGCGTGGCGGAGACCAAACGCACACCCTTCGACCTGCCTGAGAGTGAGTCGGAGATAATCGGCTATTTTACAGAATACAGCGGCATGAAGTTTGGAGCCTTCTGGATGGCCGAGTTTATAGAGATAATCGCCGTGGCAGGGGTCATGACGGCACTCTACTTCGGCGGGTGGCAGATTCCCTTATTGGACGATAAGGGGCTGTTTATACCGGGCCTGCTGACCATACCGCTGCCCCACGTGCTGGTGGTGCTGTTGCAGGTAGCCGCGTTCGGCGCCAAGGTAATATTCTTCTGCTGGCTGATGTTGTTAATCAGATGGACCCTGCCCAGGTTCAGGTATGACCAGCTCATGGACTTCGGCTGGAAGTTCTTGCTCCCTCTGGCCCTGTTAAACGTTGTATTAACCGGTTTTATGCTGATTATTATCTAG
- the nuoK gene encoding NADH-quinone oxidoreductase subunit NuoK, translated as MEPEVIQHLLAVEPSHFLVLGAALFSLGVLGFLVRTNIIVLLMCIELMINGAGVTFIAFCRQMGSLDGQIFVLFAMVVAAVEIAVGLSIVMLVFKNRGSLDTDDMEVLKW; from the coding sequence TTGGAGCCTGAGGTTATTCAGCATCTTTTAGCGGTGGAACCGTCTCACTTTCTCGTACTGGGCGCGGCTTTATTCAGCCTGGGCGTGCTGGGCTTTCTTGTGAGGACCAACATCATTGTGCTTCTTATGTGCATCGAACTCATGATAAACGGCGCCGGTGTCACTTTCATCGCCTTTTGCAGGCAGATGGGCTCGCTTGACGGACAGATCTTTGTGCTATTCGCAATGGTCGTTGCCGCGGTGGAGATAGCCGTGGGCCTGTCTATTGTAATGCTTGTGTTCAAGAACAGGGGCTCACTGGACACGGACGATATGGAGGTGCTCAAGTGGTAG
- a CDS encoding NADH-quinone oxidoreductase subunit M — MDASSWPILSLLILLPAAGAMVIFLGLWQNEFLSKLLAILLGIENLVLAIFLFMRFDPACADMQFVEKHNWIPELGASYSLGVDGISLFMVLISTFMVALAMLASWNQEGKRQGLFYGFLLFLEAGLIGLFLAQDLLLFYVFWEIMLIPMYFLIGVWGGENRRYATLKLIIYTMSTSLLMLVAILALYFFHHGQTGEYTFDITRLYDTPIPPHALLPMALAFFVAFAVKSPLFPFHTWLTDAHAEAPVSGAVDITGLLIKTGAYAFLRFLLPLFPEFSTSFAPIVVVLALIANLYGATLAAAQDDMKRLIAYASISHVGLVILGIFVFNVQGIEGALFMMVSIALCSGGLFLVVGMIHQRSGSKKISQLGGLWKDMPVLAGFFLFFVVASVGLPGLSNFVGEFLIFIGAFKVSVIYGVLAAFVVVLTAVYLLWMFWRIMLEKPPEGARSWQDLSLAETVTLTIPAVIVVVIGVYPNLLLDRIEPSALKLIGQVKKETAQLDDTGRENGVRLVKTERDGSE, encoded by the coding sequence ATGGACGCATCTAGCTGGCCAATTCTATCGTTACTAATATTGTTGCCTGCGGCAGGGGCAATGGTCATTTTCCTTGGACTCTGGCAGAATGAATTCCTGTCAAAGCTCCTGGCCATCCTGTTAGGCATCGAGAATCTGGTATTGGCTATATTTCTTTTTATGCGATTTGACCCTGCATGCGCCGATATGCAGTTTGTGGAGAAGCACAACTGGATACCCGAGCTGGGCGCCAGCTACAGCCTGGGCGTGGACGGGATAAGCCTTTTCATGGTGCTTATATCCACGTTTATGGTTGCCCTGGCCATGCTTGCCTCATGGAACCAGGAGGGAAAACGGCAGGGCCTTTTTTACGGATTCTTGCTGTTTCTGGAAGCGGGGCTTATCGGTTTATTCCTTGCGCAGGACCTTCTGCTGTTTTACGTCTTCTGGGAAATCATGTTGATACCGATGTACTTCCTTATCGGCGTGTGGGGAGGTGAGAACAGGCGCTATGCCACGCTGAAGCTCATAATATACACGATGAGCACCAGCCTGCTCATGCTGGTGGCCATACTTGCCCTTTACTTCTTCCATCACGGCCAGACGGGGGAGTACACCTTTGACATAACGAGGCTCTATGACACGCCGATTCCGCCACATGCCTTGCTGCCGATGGCGCTTGCGTTTTTTGTGGCGTTTGCGGTAAAGTCACCCCTGTTCCCCTTCCATACCTGGCTTACAGACGCGCATGCCGAGGCCCCGGTCTCGGGTGCCGTGGATATCACCGGCTTACTTATAAAGACGGGGGCTTACGCGTTCCTGCGGTTCCTGTTGCCCCTGTTCCCGGAATTTTCTACAAGCTTTGCCCCTATTGTGGTGGTACTTGCGCTCATCGCCAACCTGTACGGCGCTACGTTGGCGGCGGCACAGGATGACATGAAGAGGCTTATTGCCTACGCCAGTATTAGCCACGTCGGACTGGTTATACTCGGGATATTTGTGTTTAACGTCCAGGGTATTGAGGGTGCGCTGTTTATGATGGTCTCAATCGCCCTCTGCAGCGGTGGACTGTTTCTGGTTGTAGGTATGATTCACCAGAGGAGCGGGAGCAAAAAGATTTCTCAACTGGGCGGGCTGTGGAAGGATATGCCGGTTCTGGCAGGTTTCTTCCTGTTTTTTGTAGTTGCTTCGGTGGGCCTGCCGGGATTGAGCAACTTCGTCGGTGAGTTCCTGATCTTCATTGGCGCGTTCAAAGTCAGTGTGATTTACGGCGTGCTGGCCGCCTTTGTGGTGGTGCTTACCGCCGTCTATCTGCTGTGGATGTTCTGGAGGATTATGCTGGAGAAGCCGCCCGAAGGCGCCAGGTCCTGGCAGGACCTTTCTCTGGCAGAAACGGTTACTCTTACTATACCCGCGGTCATAGTGGTCGTCATTGGCGTATATCCTAATCTGTTGCTCGACAGGATTGAACCCTCCGCCTTAAAACTTATAGGACAGGTGAAGAAAGAAACGGCACAATTGGACGATACCGGGAGAGAAAACGGTGTCCGTCTGGTCAAGACTGAAAGAGATGGGTCTGAATAA
- the nuoL gene encoding NADH-quinone oxidoreductase subunit L: MVEGKEVFNLLWLVPAIPLFGALFNCLLGYRVGNLIVSIVGCGSIGLSFLLSLCIFRIFYALPVEERHFEQCLFQWISSGNFQVPVDLLLDPLSMAMIIMVSGVSFLIHVYSVGYMEGDKCFARYFFYLNLFVFFMLTLVLAGNFLVLYIGWEGVGLCSYLLISFWYERRSAASASLKAFVVTRFGDFFFAVGIILIFLQFGTLHFASVFENPGEVLCACMATCIALLIFAGAVGKSAQVPLHTWLPDAMEAPTPVSALIHAATMVTAGVYLVARCYPLFQVAPGALQVVAIIGLLTAFISATVALVHTDIKKILAYSTVSQLGHMFLALGIGAPTAAIFHLLTHAFAKALLFLGSGAVIHAMHDEMDIRKMGGLRRYIPATFLTFTIGALAMSGVPGLAGFFSKDAILHATFVNGGFLMWALIAVTASMTGFYTFRIIFVVFFGEKRWDLHLHLPGKVMILPLVLLALLAATGGYMGVPHVLGGVDRIGEFFSPVFDGAGAHGAIESVDEITAEAAEGAAGAVEGHAPALSLEMLLMLVSAVMAFSGIGLAYYFYVMPGGRDVPAAISKRFAVVYSLLTNAWFFDAVYQAVFVDPYMKLSTFFWKALDRAVIDNIVGGMAGLITGLGRIVPSLQLGMVRWYATVTVLGAIILILYI, from the coding sequence GTGGTAGAAGGCAAGGAAGTCTTTAACCTCCTGTGGCTCGTGCCTGCTATACCCCTCTTCGGGGCACTCTTCAATTGCCTCCTGGGCTACAGGGTGGGCAACCTCATAGTCAGCATAGTCGGATGCGGCAGTATCGGGCTTTCGTTTCTGCTGTCACTGTGTATCTTCAGGATATTCTACGCCCTGCCGGTAGAGGAAAGACATTTTGAGCAATGTCTGTTTCAGTGGATAAGCTCCGGCAACTTCCAGGTCCCTGTAGACCTGCTGTTAGACCCGCTTTCGATGGCCATGATTATCATGGTCTCCGGAGTGAGCTTCCTTATACACGTCTACTCCGTCGGCTACATGGAGGGCGATAAGTGCTTTGCCCGGTACTTCTTCTATTTGAATCTCTTTGTGTTCTTCATGCTTACGCTGGTGCTTGCGGGCAATTTTCTTGTGCTCTATATTGGCTGGGAAGGTGTCGGTCTTTGTTCGTATCTCTTGATCAGCTTCTGGTATGAGAGGCGGAGCGCGGCGTCGGCGAGTCTGAAGGCGTTTGTGGTCACTCGCTTCGGCGACTTTTTCTTTGCAGTGGGGATAATACTGATTTTCTTGCAGTTCGGTACTCTCCACTTCGCCAGCGTCTTTGAGAATCCGGGAGAGGTTCTTTGTGCGTGTATGGCCACGTGTATTGCCCTGCTTATCTTTGCGGGGGCGGTGGGGAAGTCCGCGCAGGTGCCGTTGCATACGTGGCTTCCGGATGCCATGGAGGCGCCCACACCGGTCAGCGCACTAATACACGCCGCCACCATGGTAACGGCGGGTGTCTATCTGGTGGCCAGGTGTTATCCCTTATTTCAGGTGGCTCCGGGCGCCCTGCAGGTGGTCGCGATAATCGGCCTGCTGACCGCCTTCATCTCCGCCACGGTGGCGCTGGTGCACACGGATATAAAGAAGATATTGGCCTATTCCACAGTGAGTCAGCTGGGGCACATGTTCCTGGCCCTGGGGATAGGCGCTCCGACTGCGGCCATATTCCACCTGCTTACACATGCCTTTGCAAAGGCCCTCCTGTTTTTGGGTTCCGGGGCCGTTATACATGCCATGCACGATGAGATGGATATAAGGAAGATGGGCGGGTTGAGGCGGTATATACCTGCCACCTTCCTCACGTTTACCATCGGCGCGCTGGCCATGTCCGGTGTACCGGGGCTTGCGGGTTTCTTCAGCAAGGACGCCATTCTCCACGCCACCTTTGTCAACGGCGGGTTCTTGATGTGGGCCCTTATAGCCGTTACGGCGAGCATGACGGGCTTCTATACGTTCAGGATAATATTCGTGGTCTTTTTCGGTGAAAAAAGATGGGACCTGCACCTCCACCTTCCCGGGAAGGTAATGATTCTGCCCCTGGTGCTGCTTGCATTGCTTGCGGCCACGGGCGGGTATATGGGGGTCCCGCACGTCCTTGGAGGAGTCGACCGTATAGGTGAGTTCTTTTCGCCGGTTTTCGATGGTGCCGGGGCGCATGGCGCTATTGAATCTGTAGACGAGATTACGGCCGAAGCGGCTGAAGGAGCTGCCGGAGCGGTGGAAGGACACGCCCCCGCGTTGTCACTGGAGATGCTCCTTATGCTGGTGTCGGCCGTCATGGCCTTTAGCGGTATCGGGCTGGCCTATTACTTCTACGTAATGCCCGGCGGTAGAGACGTACCCGCTGCGATAAGCAAAAGGTTTGCCGTGGTCTATAGTCTCCTCACAAACGCCTGGTTCTTTGACGCGGTCTATCAGGCCGTCTTTGTAGACCCATATATGAAACTCTCCACCTTCTTCTGGAAGGCTTTAGACAGGGCCGTGATAGACAATATTGTCGGAGGGATGGCGGGTTTAATTACGGGTCTTGGCCGCATTGTGCCCAGCCTGCAGCTGGGGATGGTGCGCTGGTACGCGACGGTTACGGTGCTGGGAGCGATAATACTAATCCTTTATATCTAG